One genomic region from Bacillus sp. SLBN-46 encodes:
- the fusA gene encoding elongation factor G, whose protein sequence is MAREFSLANTRNIGIMAHIDAGKTTTTERVLYYTGKIHKIGETHEGASQMDWMEQEQERGITITSAATTAQWKGHRVNIIDTPGHVDFTVEVERSLRVLDGAVAVLDAQSGVEPQTETVWRQATTYGVPRVVFVNKMDKIGADFLYSVGTIHDRLQANAHPIQLPIGAEDEFEAIIDLVEMNAVFYGNDLGTDIEVREIPEEYMAQAEEYREKLVEAVAELDEELMEKYLGGEELTKEELKAGIRKGTVNVEFYPVICGSAFKNKGVQLMLDAVIDYLPSPLDVPAIKGHAIDDEEELVERHSSDEEPFSALAFKVMTDPYVGKLTFFRVYSGTLESGSYVQNSTKGKRERIGRILQMHANSRQEISKVFAGDIAAAVGLKDTTTGDTLCDDKNPVILESMQFPEPVIQLSVEPKSKADQDKMTTALQKLQEEDPTFRAHTDQETGQVIIAGMGELHLDIIVDRMRREFKVEANVGAPQVAYRETFRASAQVEGKFARQSGGRGQYGHVWIEFSPNDEGKGFEFVNGIVGGVVPREYIPAVQAGLEDSLDRGVLAGYPLVDIKARLFDGSYHDVDSSEMAFKIAASMALKNAASKCSPVILEPMMRVEVVIPEEYLGDIMGQITARRGRVEGMEARGNAQVVRAMVPLSEMFGYATALRSSTQGRGVFSMHFDHYEEVPKSVSEEIIKKNKGE, encoded by the coding sequence ATGGCAAGAGAGTTCTCCTTAGCAAACACACGTAATATCGGTATCATGGCTCACATCGATGCCGGTAAAACGACTACCACTGAGCGTGTTCTTTATTACACTGGTAAGATTCATAAAATCGGTGAAACACATGAAGGCGCTTCTCAGATGGACTGGATGGAGCAGGAGCAAGAACGCGGAATCACAATTACTTCCGCAGCAACAACTGCACAATGGAAAGGCCACCGCGTAAATATCATCGACACACCAGGACACGTAGACTTCACGGTTGAAGTTGAACGTTCCCTACGTGTACTTGATGGTGCGGTAGCTGTACTAGATGCACAGTCTGGTGTTGAGCCTCAAACTGAAACAGTTTGGCGTCAAGCAACAACTTACGGTGTACCACGTGTTGTATTCGTTAATAAAATGGACAAAATTGGAGCCGACTTCTTATACTCAGTAGGTACAATCCATGACCGTTTACAAGCGAATGCACATCCAATTCAGTTACCAATCGGTGCTGAAGATGAATTCGAAGCTATCATTGACCTTGTGGAAATGAATGCTGTATTCTATGGTAACGATTTAGGAACTGATATTGAAGTTCGTGAAATCCCAGAAGAATATATGGCACAAGCTGAAGAATATCGCGAAAAGCTAGTTGAAGCAGTAGCTGAATTAGATGAAGAGTTAATGGAAAAGTACCTGGGTGGGGAAGAACTCACTAAAGAAGAGCTAAAAGCAGGGATTCGTAAAGGTACTGTTAACGTTGAATTCTATCCAGTAATTTGTGGATCAGCTTTCAAAAACAAAGGTGTTCAGTTAATGCTAGATGCCGTTATTGATTACCTTCCATCTCCACTAGATGTTCCTGCAATCAAAGGACACGCTATTGATGATGAAGAAGAACTTGTTGAACGTCATTCTAGCGATGAAGAGCCATTCTCTGCTCTTGCGTTTAAAGTTATGACTGACCCATATGTTGGTAAATTAACGTTCTTCCGCGTTTACTCTGGTACTTTAGAATCTGGATCATATGTTCAGAACTCAACTAAAGGCAAGCGTGAGCGTATCGGACGAATCTTACAAATGCACGCGAACAGCCGTCAAGAAATCTCTAAGGTTTTTGCTGGTGACATCGCTGCCGCTGTAGGTCTGAAAGATACAACTACTGGAGATACTCTATGTGATGACAAAAACCCTGTTATCCTTGAGTCAATGCAATTCCCAGAGCCTGTAATTCAACTTTCAGTTGAACCTAAGTCAAAAGCTGACCAAGACAAAATGACAACTGCTCTACAAAAGCTTCAAGAAGAAGATCCGACATTCCGTGCGCACACTGACCAGGAAACTGGACAAGTAATCATCGCTGGTATGGGTGAACTTCACCTAGATATCATCGTTGATCGTATGCGTCGTGAATTTAAGGTCGAAGCAAATGTAGGTGCGCCTCAGGTTGCCTATCGCGAAACTTTCCGTGCTTCTGCACAAGTTGAAGGTAAATTCGCACGTCAATCTGGTGGTCGTGGACAGTATGGTCACGTTTGGATTGAATTCTCACCTAATGATGAAGGTAAAGGATTCGAATTCGTAAACGGAATTGTTGGTGGTGTTGTTCCTCGTGAATACATCCCTGCTGTTCAAGCTGGTCTTGAAGATTCACTAGATCGTGGAGTTCTTGCTGGATATCCATTAGTTGATATTAAAGCTCGTCTATTTGACGGTTCTTACCATGATGTTGACTCATCTGAGATGGCGTTTAAGATCGCCGCTTCAATGGCACTTAAAAATGCTGCGTCTAAGTGTAGCCCAGTTATCCTTGAACCTATGATGAGGGTTGAAGTTGTTATCCCAGAAGAATACCTAGGGGATATCATGGGACAAATCACTGCACGTCGTGGCCGCGTTGAAGGTATGGAAGCACGCGGTAACGCACAAGTAGTTCGTGCTATGGTTCCACTTTCAGAAATGTTTGGTTATGCAACTGCACTTCGTTCAAGTACTCAAGGGCGTGGAGTATTCTCTATGCACTTCGATCACTACGAAGAAGTTCCAAAATCAGTTTCTGAAGAAATTATCAAAAAAAATAAAGGTGAATAA
- the tuf gene encoding elongation factor Tu — protein sequence MAKAKFDRSKPHVNIGTIGHVDHGKTTLTAAITSVLAKSGKAEARAYDQIDGAPEEKERGITISTAHVEYETDARHYAHVDCPGHADYVKNMITGAAQMDGGILVVSATDGPMPQTREHILLSRQVGVPYLVVFMNKCDMVDDEELLELVEMEIRDLLSEYDFPGDDTPVIKGSALKALEGEAAWEEKVLELMTAVDEFIPTPTRDTDKPFMMPVEDVFSITGRGTVATGRVERGVVKVGDVVEIVGFTEEPKSTTVTGVEMFRKLLDFAEAGDNIGALLRGVAREDIERGQVLAKPKSITPHTKFKAQVYVLSKEEGGRHTPFFTNYRPQFYFRTSDITGICNLPEGTEMVMPGDHIEMTVELIAPIAIEEGTKFSIREGGRTVGSGSITTITE from the coding sequence ATGGCAAAAGCTAAATTCGACCGTTCAAAGCCACACGTTAACATTGGTACAATCGGACACGTTGACCATGGTAAAACTACTTTAACTGCTGCAATCACTTCTGTACTTGCAAAATCAGGTAAAGCAGAAGCTCGTGCATACGATCAAATCGACGGTGCTCCAGAAGAAAAAGAGCGTGGTATCACAATCTCTACTGCACACGTTGAATATGAAACTGACGCACGTCACTACGCACACGTAGACTGCCCAGGACACGCTGACTATGTTAAAAACATGATCACTGGTGCTGCACAAATGGACGGCGGTATCTTAGTAGTATCTGCTACTGATGGTCCAATGCCACAAACTCGTGAGCACATTCTTCTTTCTCGTCAGGTAGGCGTACCTTACCTTGTTGTATTCATGAACAAGTGTGACATGGTTGATGACGAAGAACTTCTTGAATTAGTAGAAATGGAAATTCGTGATCTATTATCAGAATACGATTTCCCTGGCGATGACACTCCAGTTATCAAAGGTTCTGCTCTTAAAGCATTAGAAGGTGAAGCAGCTTGGGAAGAGAAAGTTCTTGAACTTATGACTGCTGTTGACGAATTCATCCCAACTCCAACACGTGACACTGACAAGCCTTTCATGATGCCAGTTGAGGACGTATTCTCAATCACTGGTCGTGGAACAGTTGCTACAGGACGTGTTGAGCGTGGTGTAGTTAAAGTTGGTGACGTAGTTGAAATCGTAGGTTTCACTGAAGAGCCAAAATCTACTACTGTAACAGGTGTAGAAATGTTCCGTAAGCTTCTTGATTTCGCTGAAGCTGGTGACAACATTGGTGCCCTACTTCGTGGTGTAGCTCGTGAAGATATCGAACGTGGTCAAGTTTTGGCTAAGCCAAAATCAATCACTCCACACACAAAGTTTAAAGCACAAGTTTATGTATTATCAAAAGAAGAAGGTGGACGTCACACTCCATTCTTCACTAACTATCGTCCACAATTCTATTTCCGTACTTCTGATATTACTGGTATCTGTAATCTTCCAGAAGGAACTGAAATGGTTATGCCTGGCGACCATATCGAAATGACTGTTGAACTTATCGCTCCAATCGCGATCGAAGAAGGAACAAAGTTCTCTATCCGTGAGGGTGGACGTACAGTAGGTTCAGGTTCAATCACTACAATCACTGAGTAA
- the rpsG gene encoding 30S ribosomal protein S7 — protein MPRKGPVAKRDVLPDPLYNSKLVTRLINKMMVDGKRGKSQEILYSAFDTIRERTGKEPMETFEAAMKNIMPVLEVKARRVGGANYQVPVEVRPDRRTTLGLRWLVNYARLRGEKTMEERLANEIMDAANNTGASVKKREDTHKMAEANKAFAHYRW, from the coding sequence ATGCCACGTAAAGGTCCTGTAGCAAAAAGAGACGTGTTACCAGATCCGCTTTACAATTCAAAATTAGTTACTCGTTTAATCAACAAAATGATGGTTGACGGTAAAAGAGGTAAGTCACAAGAAATTCTTTACTCTGCGTTTGATACTATTCGCGAACGTACTGGCAAAGAGCCAATGGAAACTTTTGAAGCAGCTATGAAAAACATCATGCCTGTATTAGAAGTTAAGGCTCGCCGTGTAGGTGGTGCAAACTACCAAGTACCAGTTGAGGTGCGTCCTGATCGCCGCACAACTCTTGGTCTTCGTTGGTTAGTAAACTACGCTCGTCTTCGCGGTGAAAAGACGATGGAAGAGCGTTTAGCTAATGAAATCATGGATGCAGCTAACAACACTGGTGCATCTGTTAAGAAGCGTGAAGATACACACAAAATGGCAGAAGCAAACAAAGCGTTTGCTCACTATCGTTGGTAA
- the rpsL gene encoding 30S ribosomal protein S12 has product MPTINQLVRKPRQSKEEKSKSPALNKGYNSFKKSQTNVSSPQKRGVCTRVGTMTPKKPNSALRKYARVRLTNGIEVTAYIPGIGHNLQEHSVVLIRGGRVKDLPGVRYHIVRGALDTAGVNNRMQGRSKYGTKRPKAAKK; this is encoded by the coding sequence ATGCCTACTATTAACCAACTAGTGCGCAAGCCTCGTCAATCAAAAGAGGAAAAGTCAAAATCACCTGCGCTAAACAAAGGTTATAACAGCTTCAAGAAATCACAAACTAATGTATCTTCACCACAAAAACGTGGAGTATGTACTCGTGTTGGTACAATGACTCCAAAGAAACCAAACTCAGCGTTACGTAAATATGCACGTGTACGTTTGACAAATGGTATCGAGGTGACTGCATACATTCCTGGTATCGGACACAATCTTCAAGAGCACAGCGTTGTTCTTATTCGTGGAGGACGTGTAAAAGACTTACCAGGGGTACGTTATCACATCGTACGTGGAGCTCTTGATACTGCTGGTGTAAACAACCGTATGCAAGGTCGCTCAAAATATGGTACTAAGAGACCAAAAGCAGCTAAGAAATAA
- a CDS encoding 50S ribosomal protein L7ae-like protein, which yields MSYEKVLQAQKVVIGTKQAVKALKEGNVQELVVASDAETKVTAKVVEVALGMEVPVRYVDSMKKLGKACGIEVGAAAVAIIR from the coding sequence ATGTCTTATGAAAAAGTATTACAGGCACAAAAGGTTGTTATAGGAACAAAACAAGCAGTTAAAGCACTTAAGGAAGGTAATGTACAAGAGTTAGTCGTTGCAAGCGATGCTGAAACAAAGGTTACAGCTAAAGTCGTAGAAGTAGCTCTTGGCATGGAAGTTCCGGTTCGATATGTAGATTCGATGAAAAAACTCGGAAAAGCATGTGGAATTGAAGTTGGTGCTGCAGCTGTCGCTATTATCCGTTAA
- the rpoC gene encoding DNA-directed RNA polymerase subunit beta' codes for MLDVNNFEYMKIGLASPDKIRSWSFGEVKKPETINYRTLKPEKDGLFCERIFGPTKDWECHCGKYKRVRYKGVVCDRCGVEVTRAKVRRERMGHIELAAPVSHIWYFKGIPSRMGLVLDMSPRALEEIIYFASYVVTESGDTALDKKQLLSEKEYRAYREKYGNKFQAAMGAEAIKKLLSDIDLNKEVDILKEELKTAQGQRRTRAIKRLEVLEAFRGSGNEPDWMILDVLPVIPPELRPMVQLDGGRFATSDLNDLYRRVINRNNRLKRLLDLGAPSIIVQNEKRMLQEAVDALIDNGRRGRPVTGPGNRPLKSLSHMLKGKQGRFRQNLLGKRVDYSGRSVIVVGPNLKMYQCGLPKEMALELFKPFVMKELVEKGLAHNIKSAKRKIERVSPDVWDVLEDVIREHPVLLNRAPTLHRLGIQAFEPTLVEGRAIRLHPLVCTAYNADFDGDQMAVHVPLSSEAQAEARLLMLAAQNILNPKDGKPVVTPSQDMVLGNYYLTLEREGAVGEGMIFKDTNEAILAYQNGFVHFHTRVAVHAGSLGNETFSEEQNNKLLITTVGKLIFNEILPKSFPYINEPTRHNLEVETPVKYFVEKGEDILAKIKSMPLVDPFKKKILGNIIAEVFKRFKITETSKMLDRMKDLGFKHSTKAGITVGVADIVVLGEKQQILQEAQGKVDNVTKQFRRGLITEEERYDRVIAIWSQAKDVIQGKLMKSLNKTNPIFMMSDSGARGNASNFTQLAGMRGLMANPAGRIIELPIKSSFREGLTVLEYFISTHGARKGLADTALKTADSGYLTRRLVDVAQDVIVREDDCGTDRGFTISALKDGTEIIEGLDERLIGRYARNAIKHPETKEVLVPENGLITEDLAEIIVGAGIETVKIRSAFTCNTRHGVCKKCYGRNLATGQEVEVGEAVGIIAAQSIGEPGTQLTMRTFHTGGVAGDDITQGLPRIQEIFEARNPKGQAVISEIEGVVVGINEGRDRQHEIVVQGEVESRTYNAPYTARLKVAINDKVARGQELTEGSIDPKELIKVKDVTSVQEYLLREVQKVYRMQGVEIGDKHVEVMVRQMLRKIRVGDAGETEVLPGTLLDIHQFTDANERALLEGKLPATGRPVLLGITKASLETDSFLSAASFQETTRVLTDAAIKGKRDELLGLKENVIIGKLVPAGTGMQRYRKAEPVLRDTTSEETVAID; via the coding sequence TTGCTTGACGTTAATAATTTTGAGTATATGAAAATTGGTCTTGCTTCACCGGATAAAATCCGTTCATGGTCATTCGGAGAAGTGAAAAAGCCAGAAACCATTAACTATCGTACGTTAAAGCCTGAAAAGGACGGTTTATTCTGCGAACGAATTTTTGGTCCAACAAAGGATTGGGAATGTCATTGCGGTAAATATAAGCGTGTCCGTTATAAAGGCGTTGTTTGTGACCGATGTGGGGTTGAAGTAACTCGTGCAAAAGTTCGTCGTGAGCGTATGGGTCACATCGAACTAGCAGCACCTGTATCTCATATTTGGTATTTCAAAGGAATCCCGAGCCGAATGGGACTTGTTCTAGATATGTCCCCTCGTGCATTAGAAGAAATTATTTACTTTGCTTCTTATGTAGTGACAGAATCAGGAGATACTGCTCTTGATAAAAAGCAGCTTCTATCTGAAAAAGAATATCGTGCCTATCGTGAAAAGTACGGAAACAAATTCCAAGCTGCCATGGGTGCTGAAGCGATTAAAAAGCTTCTTTCTGATATCGATTTAAATAAAGAAGTAGATATTTTAAAGGAAGAACTAAAAACAGCACAAGGGCAACGTCGTACACGTGCCATTAAGCGCCTTGAAGTGTTAGAAGCGTTCCGTGGTTCTGGAAACGAACCTGATTGGATGATTCTTGACGTACTGCCTGTTATTCCTCCTGAACTTCGTCCAATGGTTCAATTGGATGGAGGAAGATTTGCGACTTCTGACTTAAACGATTTATACCGTCGAGTAATTAACCGTAACAACCGCTTAAAGCGTTTATTAGACCTTGGTGCACCAAGCATCATCGTTCAAAACGAAAAGCGTATGCTCCAAGAAGCAGTTGATGCCTTGATTGATAACGGTCGTCGTGGCCGTCCAGTTACAGGACCTGGTAACCGTCCGCTAAAATCTCTTTCACATATGTTAAAGGGTAAACAAGGACGTTTCCGTCAAAACTTACTTGGTAAGCGTGTTGACTATTCCGGTCGTTCCGTAATCGTTGTAGGTCCAAACTTAAAAATGTATCAATGTGGTCTTCCTAAAGAAATGGCACTTGAACTCTTCAAGCCATTTGTTATGAAGGAACTTGTTGAAAAAGGTTTAGCCCATAATATCAAATCAGCTAAACGTAAAATTGAACGCGTATCACCAGATGTATGGGATGTACTTGAAGATGTTATTAGAGAGCATCCAGTTCTCTTGAACCGTGCCCCTACATTGCATAGATTAGGTATCCAGGCATTTGAACCAACACTTGTTGAAGGACGGGCGATTCGCCTTCACCCACTTGTATGTACAGCATACAATGCGGACTTCGATGGTGACCAAATGGCTGTTCACGTACCACTTTCATCTGAAGCGCAAGCGGAAGCTAGATTATTAATGCTTGCAGCACAAAACATCCTTAACCCTAAAGATGGTAAACCGGTTGTTACTCCTTCCCAGGATATGGTGTTAGGTAACTATTACTTAACTCTAGAGCGTGAAGGTGCAGTTGGTGAGGGTATGATTTTCAAAGATACAAACGAAGCGATTCTTGCTTATCAAAATGGATTTGTTCATTTCCATACTCGTGTAGCGGTTCATGCTGGATCATTAGGAAATGAGACTTTCTCTGAAGAACAAAATAATAAGCTATTAATAACTACTGTTGGTAAGCTTATTTTTAATGAGATTCTTCCGAAGTCATTCCCATATATCAATGAACCAACTCGACATAACCTAGAAGTTGAAACACCTGTTAAGTATTTTGTTGAAAAAGGTGAAGATATTCTAGCTAAAATCAAATCTATGCCATTAGTAGATCCGTTCAAGAAAAAAATCCTTGGTAATATCATTGCAGAAGTATTTAAGCGATTCAAAATTACTGAAACGTCTAAAATGCTTGACCGCATGAAAGATCTTGGATTTAAACATTCTACAAAAGCGGGTATTACCGTTGGTGTAGCTGACATTGTCGTACTTGGCGAGAAACAGCAAATCCTACAAGAAGCTCAAGGTAAAGTTGATAACGTAACAAAGCAATTCAGACGCGGTCTTATTACTGAGGAAGAGCGTTATGATCGTGTAATTGCGATATGGTCTCAAGCTAAGGATGTTATTCAAGGCAAGCTGATGAAATCCTTAAATAAGACGAATCCAATTTTCATGATGAGTGATTCCGGTGCCCGTGGTAACGCATCTAACTTTACACAGCTTGCTGGTATGCGTGGTCTGATGGCCAACCCGGCTGGTCGTATCATTGAGTTACCAATTAAATCAAGTTTCCGTGAAGGCTTAACTGTATTAGAGTACTTTATCTCTACGCACGGTGCGCGTAAAGGTCTTGCTGATACAGCCCTTAAGACTGCTGACTCAGGTTACTTAACTCGTCGTCTTGTTGACGTTGCTCAAGATGTCATTGTCCGTGAAGACGATTGTGGTACTGATCGTGGCTTTACAATTAGTGCATTAAAAGATGGAACAGAAATCATTGAAGGCCTTGATGAGCGTTTAATTGGCCGTTATGCACGTAATGCAATTAAGCACCCTGAAACAAAAGAAGTACTTGTTCCTGAAAATGGTTTAATTACAGAAGATTTAGCAGAAATCATTGTCGGTGCAGGAATTGAAACAGTAAAAATTCGTTCAGCATTTACTTGTAATACACGCCATGGTGTATGTAAGAAATGTTATGGCCGTAACTTGGCAACTGGTCAGGAAGTTGAAGTGGGTGAAGCAGTTGGTATTATTGCTGCACAATCCATTGGTGAACCAGGAACACAGTTAACCATGCGTACCTTCCATACAGGTGGTGTTGCTGGAGACGATATTACCCAAGGTTTACCGCGTATTCAGGAGATTTTCGAAGCGCGTAACCCTAAAGGTCAAGCTGTTATCTCTGAAATTGAAGGTGTAGTTGTTGGAATTAATGAAGGCCGTGACCGTCAACATGAAATCGTCGTTCAAGGCGAAGTTGAATCACGTACTTATAACGCTCCATATACAGCACGTTTAAAAGTGGCGATCAATGATAAGGTTGCTCGTGGTCAAGAACTTACTGAAGGTTCAATTGATCCGAAAGAGTTAATCAAAGTCAAAGACGTTACATCTGTTCAAGAGTACCTATTGCGTGAAGTACAAAAAGTTTACCGCATGCAAGGGGTTGAAATTGGCGATAAGCACGTAGAAGTAATGGTTCGCCAAATGCTACGTAAAATCCGTGTTGGTGATGCAGGTGAAACAGAAGTACTTCCAGGTACACTACTTGATATTCATCAATTCACAGATGCTAACGAAAGGGCGTTACTTGAGGGCAAATTGCCTGCAACAGGCCGTCCGGTGTTACTTGGTATTACAAAAGCATCTCTTGAAACGGATTCATTCTTGTCTGCGGCATCCTTCCAAGAAACAACAAGAGTTCTTACAGATGCAGCGATCAAAGGCAAGCGTGATGAATTACTTGGCTTGAAGGAGAATGTTATCATCGGTAAGCTTGTTCCTGCTGGAACAGGAATGCAACGCTACCGTAAAGCGGAGCCAGTTCTTCGTGATACAACCTCTGAAGAGACAGTTGCAATTGATTAA